In a genomic window of Pedobacter sp. KBS0701:
- a CDS encoding AIM24 family protein yields the protein MAQKEYTLNELIKESAENPAENDFFELEKPAMLEVNLKNQKILAKAGSMVAYIGNIDFKREGLLSKGLGGLLKKAISGEGTSLMHATGTGKLYLADEGKKVIIIKLQNESVFVNGNDVLALEENIKNEIKMLKSIAGMMSGGLFQVKLSGSGYIAITTHGEPILLRVTGNQPVYTDPNATVAWSENLTPNIKTNLTFGSFIGRGSGESFQLEFFGEGWVLVQPYEEVKYAAKS from the coding sequence ATGGCACAAAAAGAGTATACGCTGAACGAACTCATAAAGGAATCAGCAGAAAACCCGGCAGAAAACGATTTTTTTGAACTGGAAAAACCGGCCATGCTGGAGGTAAACTTAAAAAATCAAAAAATCCTGGCAAAGGCTGGTTCGATGGTGGCTTATATCGGAAACATCGATTTTAAAAGAGAAGGGCTATTGAGCAAAGGTTTGGGCGGTTTGTTAAAAAAAGCCATATCTGGTGAAGGCACCTCACTGATGCACGCAACAGGAACGGGCAAATTATATCTGGCCGACGAGGGTAAGAAAGTGATAATCATCAAACTCCAAAACGAGTCAGTTTTTGTTAATGGTAATGATGTTTTGGCATTGGAAGAGAATATTAAAAATGAAATAAAGATGTTAAAAAGCATTGCTGGCATGATGAGTGGTGGTTTATTCCAGGTTAAATTATCGGGCAGCGGTTATATTGCCATAACCACACATGGCGAACCCATTTTATTAAGAGTAACGGGCAACCAACCGGTATACACCGATCCGAATGCTACGGTAGCCTGGTCGGAAAATTTAACGCCAAACATCAAAACCAATTTGACTTTCGGTTCTTTCATCGGAAGAGGAAGTGGCGAATCTTTCCAATTAGAGTTTTTTGGCGAGGGATGGGTATTGGTACAGCCTTACGAAGAGGTGAAGTACGCAGCAAAGTCTTAA